In Topomyia yanbarensis strain Yona2022 chromosome 2, ASM3024719v1, whole genome shotgun sequence, one DNA window encodes the following:
- the LOC131683831 gene encoding mediator of RNA polymerase II transcription subunit 29: MMNSMGMHMQQSGVVPGGPGGSVGIAGPVGVSPVMMQSPQMQQQQAAQQQQQQAQSQQQAQQTEKVDNISKVKGLVGPLRDALSTTIKTAAQLLQQNNLNDAGTKGTDLGASTPRFDKHLEEFYSICDQIELNLKTAKLCMQQGASSQQYLPIPVAPTQPNPAETNALSYSQYLDVVKIQIGYAKDIHDTLICAAANISPAE, from the exons ATGATGAATTCTATGGGAATGCACATGCAACAATCTGGCGTAGTACCCGGAGGCCCGGGTGGATCAGTAGGCATAGCCGGTCCAGTCGGTGTGTCACCGGTAATGATGCAGTCTCCCCAGATGCAGCAACAACAAGCGgctcagcagcagcaacagcaagcACAATCTCAACAACAGGCACAACAGACCGAGAAAGTGGACAACATCTCCAAGGTAAAAGGACTGGTTGGACCCCTGCGAGATGCTTTGTCCACAACAATCAAAACTGCCGCACAGTTGTTGCAGCAAAACAACCTGAACGATGCCGGAAC CAAAGGGACTGATCTGGGTGCAAGTACTCCCAGATTCGATAAGCATCTAGAGGAATTCTATTCGATTTGTGATCAAATTGAACTGAATCTT AAAACTGCCAAGTTATGCATGCAGCAAGGGGCTTCATCGCAGCAGTATCTTCCCATTCCTGTGGCACCCACGCAACCGAATCCTGCCGAGACGAACGCGCTCTCTTACAGCCAATACTTGGACGTAGTCAAAATTCAAATCGGTTACGCGAAAGATATACACGATACTCTGATCTGTGCTGCCGCAAATATTTCTCCGGCCGAATGA